The window agatggacGTAAGTCAATttcctccccctccccgACCGCACCGATTTACCTTTCCATATAGCGATTCCCATGACACCGTCAGAGGCGCTCACAGTCCCCATATACACCCCCACAACCATCCCTACCGACTCAGATTCGGAgggtgaggatgagggtGGAGCTGGCGCCAGGCCAAAGATCAAATTGTGCATTCTCTGCCCAGGGAAGATTCTCAAGAATGAGCATATGGTGAAAGTCCACCTCGATTCCGGTGTAAGTTTTGTTCGCCATTCTCCCCTCATTCTACTGTGCTCTATAGAACTGGTATATACTGACATTAGCCTTTGCGTTAATTTCCTACGGATAATTATTTCATTATTGACAACAGGCCCATAAGCGAGCTGTTAAACGATACTCATCTTACCTGTCGGCCAATCCTCCTCGCAAAACCGATGACCCGCGCAAGATCGCGAGGTCCCTCGTCCCCTCCGCCCCTGCCCCTGCTCTCAAGTCCAACAAGGCTAAACCCACCACCACGGTCGAAACCGAGGAAGACAGAAaaggggagaaggagaaacAACCTTCGAAAAAGGGGCTCAGTGCCACTGCCCGCGAAAACCGTAAACAAGCACTCGTCATAGCGAAAATCGAGGAAAGGCTAGCAAAGGGGGAGGTGGATCCTAAGAGTGGGGAAGGAATGGAAGGACTAAATaggaagatgagaagagAGCTATTTAGGCGGCTAAAAACaaaagaggagggagaggggcataaagagaagaagcagaagaatTGAAGTTGCGATACAAGGCTGAGTTAAACATGATTCAATCATAAGAGCTGTGCTTGGGCGGTATCTAGGTTTTCACGTAGCGTAAATGTATTGTAATATAACATGCCAAACTTCAATCGCAGGAGAGTGCGAATCGTTGTTTTTAAGGACGCGACAAATTTGCAACGAAGGAGAATCAAGCTTTTAGGCCACAAAAAAGTGAATACACCACAGCTTGATTTTCATCAACTTATATAGAGAAATCTTCCTCCCTTTCCAACATTTACCTCTGTTTATCGCTCTGGGCCTCATTCCCGACTTTCTCGTATGATAAGATCCTTAGTAGCTCGCGCTCTTGAGCCAGTCGGCAAGTTTGGCAACCACGACATTGGCCTCGCCGGCAGAGGTTGGGGCGTCGTACTGTTTTCAATCAATGATTGAAGTACAAAGGGTTGCAATTTTTTTTGGTTATCATTGTAGACGAACGCGCAGACGAGAGTTAATATCCGCGTATGATGGAATTGAAATTATAAGGTTGCATTGCAAGGGAATGCGAGAGACAAGAGGTTGCCGACGGTCAGCTTCTGACATTTGAATCACACAGGAGCAAGAGGAAAATGAACGAGATGACAAACATACCT is drawn from Cryptococcus gattii WM276 chromosome A, complete sequence and contains these coding sequences:
- a CDS encoding Hypothetical protein (Similar to TIGR gene model, INSD accession AAW41422.1; CNA05690), which produces MPLYKLTEKRLKKRQREDEDGITELKAKMRAMGEEIGDSEDEMDSESDDSEEEGSEDDEEESGEEAAGEVSGSDDMEEDEEEEGEEESGSDEDEDEDEDGPIPMTPSEALTVPIYTPTTIPTDSDSEGEDEGGAGARPKIKLCILCPGKILKNEHMVKVHLDSGAHKRAVKRYSSYLSANPPRKTDDPRKIARSLVPSAPAPALKSNKAKPTTTVETEEDRKGEKEKQPSKKGLSATARENRKQALVIAKIEERLAKGEVDPKSGEGMEGLNRKMRRELFRRLKTKEEGEGHKEKKQKN